From the Excalfactoria chinensis isolate bCotChi1 chromosome 1, bCotChi1.hap2, whole genome shotgun sequence genome, one window contains:
- the IRS2 gene encoding insulin receptor substrate 2 isoform X2: MASPAAPGLPPGPNLNNNNNRGVRKCGYLRKQKHGHKRFFVLRGPGGGGEEAGGARLEYYESEKKWRNKSGAPKRVIALDSCLNINKRADAKHKYLIALYTKDEYFAVAAENEQEQEGWYRALTDLLSEGKAAAGSPHRPLPSPFAALAAGEEPDYGLVTPATAAYREVWQVTLKPKGLGQSKNLTGVHRLCLSARTIGFVRLNCELPSVTLQLMNIRRCGHSDSFFFIEVGRSAATGPGELWMQADDSVVAQNIHETILEAMKALKELSEFRPRSKSQSSSSSSSGGAAGGGGPSATHPITVPGRRHHHLVNLPPSQTGLLRRSRTDSLAAGSRAAPCRVRTASEGDGCRVGSAAGSPMSPGPVRTPLSRSHTLSGGGGRPAGKLLPVLAGGGLQSSRSMSMPASHSPPSATSPVSLSSSSGLGSEPAHPHHPQRPSSGSASVSGSPSDAGFMSFDEYGSSPGGDPRPFSSSSTASNRSNTPESVAETPPVRDSGGGTDLYGYMAMERPPSGRLCYRPCPEADRGHRKRTYSLTTPCRQRPAPPQVSSASLDEYTLMRATFAGSAGRLFPSCPAGASPKVTYTPYPEDYGDIEIGSHRSSGSSSTNLGPPAGGGGGGGGGDDDGYMPMTPGVAAALGRGGRGGDDYMPMSPTSVSAPKQILQPRAEVGGGSPCNGSSYKTSSPGESSPDDSGYMRMWCGSKLSVESSDGRLSNGDYINMSPRDPQHGSQAPSLTPPDFFFAPVGHGAGEPLKPGCYSYSSLPRSYKSQGPAKDSDQYVFMNSPGRMIPEEAVCGAAPSPAGTFAPSSHTVPSPLRHSRTEGFLSQRCQRAIRPSRLSLETLRTMLPSMNEHPLPPEPKSPGEYINIDFGDTAVYSPPSLPTDSPASSLGSGTGQRRSPLSDYMNIDFSSQSPSQSGTVSVGSLEALSPGSSSSTSQPDGRYMKAAGGVACLSSPSDSGDYTEMTFGMATTPPQPIVQKPESARVTSPTAGVKRLTLSGVEAFILSSPPPDPNRGAKVIRADPQGRRRHSSETFSSTTTVTPVSPSFAHNPKRHNSASVENVSLRKSEGLEEEQGSSPMCRETSAGFQNGLNYIAIDLVDGSLAGCDKARSKARHVLNGGVNGVEMSAYASIDFLSHNLKEASAVKGSKGRWKR, encoded by the exons ATGGCGAGCCCCGCCGCGCCGGGGCTGCCGCCCGGCCCCAacctgaacaacaacaacaaccgCGGCGTGAGGAAGTGCGGCTACCTGCGCAAGCAGAAGCACGGCCATAAGCGCTTCTTCGTACTGCGCGgcccgggcggcggcggggaggagGCGGGGGGCGCCCGGCTGGAGTACTACGAGAGCGAGAAGAAATGGAGGAACAAGTCCGGGGCGCCCAAGCGGGTGATCGCGCTGGACTCGTGCCTCAACATCAACAAGCGGGCGGACGCCAAGCACAAGTACCTCATCGCCCTCTACACCAAGGACGAGTACTTCGCCGTGGCGGCCGAGAACGAGCAGGAGCAAGAGGGCTGGTACCGCGCCCTCACCGACCTGCTGAGCGAGGGCAAGGCGGCCGCCGGCTCCCCGCACCGCCCCCTGCCCTCGCCCTTCGCCGCGCTGGCCGCCGGCGAGGAGCCCGACTACGGGCTGGTGACGCCGGCCACCGCCGCCTACCGGGAGGTCTGGCAGGTGACGCTGAAGCCCAAGGGCTTGGGGCAGAGCAAGAACCTCACCGGCGTGCACCGCCTCTGCCTGTCGGCCCGCACCATCGGCTTCGTGCGCCTCAACTGCGAGCTGCCCTCGGTCACGCTGCAGCTGATGAACATCCGCCGCTGCGGTCACTCGGACAGCTTCTTCTTCATAGAGGTGGGCCGTTCGGCCGCCACCGGGCCCGGCGAGCTGTGGATGCAGGCGGACGACTCGGTGGTGGCACAGAACATCCACGAGACGATCCTGGAGGCTATGAAGGCTCTAAAGGAGCTGTCCGAGTTCCGGCCCCGCAGCAAGAGCCAGTCGTCGTCCTCCTCTTCCTCCGGGGGGGCGGCCGGAGGCGGCGGCCCCTCGGCTACGCACCCCATCACCGTGCCGGGCCGCCGGCACCACCACCTGGTCAACTTGCCGCCCAGCCAGACCGGCCTGCTCCGCCGCTCCCGCACCGACAGCCTGGCCGCCGGCAGCAGGGCCGCGCCGTGCCGGGTGCGGACGGCCAGCGAGGGCGACGGCTGCCGGGTGGGCTCGGCCGCCGGCAGCCCCATGAGCCCCGGCCCCGTGAGGACCCCGCTCAGCCGCTCGCACACGCTGAGCGGCGGTGGAGGGCGGCCGGCGGGGAAGCTGCTGCCGGTGCTGGCCGGGGGCGGGCTGCAAAGCAGCCGCTCCATGTCCATGCCCGCCTCCCACTCGCCCCCCTCCGCCACTAGTCCCGTCAGTCTCTCCTCCAGCAGCGGTTTGGGCTCCGAGCCGGCCCACCCGCATCACCCGCAGCGCCCGTCCAGCGGCAGCGCCTCGGTGTCCGGCTCGCCCAGCGACGCGGGCTTCATGTCCTTCGACGAGTACGGTTCTAGCCCGGGCGGCGACCCGCggcccttctcctcctcctccaccgcCAGCAACCGCAGCAACACGCCCGAATCGGTGGCCGAGACCCCCCCGGTGCGGGACTCCGGAGGCGGCACCGATCTGTATGGCTACATGGCGATGGAGCGGCCCCCGAGCGGTCGTCTCTGCTACCGGCCTTGCCCCGAGGCTGACCGGGGCCACCGCAAGCGGACCTACTCGCTGACCACCCCGTGCCGACAacggcccgccccgccgcagGTCTCCTCCGCCTCCCTGGACGAATACACTCTAATGCGGGCCACCTTTGCCGGCAGCGCCGGCCGCCTCTTCCCCTCCTGCCCGGCCGGGGCTTCCCCCAAAGTCACCTACACCCCCTACCCCGAGGACTACGGGGACATCGAGATCGGCTCTCACCGCAGCtccggcagcagcagcaccaaccTGGGGCCGCCGGCAGGGGGGGGAGGCGGAGGCGGGGGCGGAGATGATGATGGCTACATGCCTATGACCCCCGGCGTGGCCGCAGCCCTGGGTCGGGGGGGGCGTGGTGGCGATGACTACATGCCCATGAGCCCCACCAGCGTGTCGGCCCCCAAGCAGATCCTGCAGCCCCGGGCCGAGGTGGGAGGCGGCTCCCCCTGCAACGGGAGCAGCTACAAGACCAGCTCGCCAGGGGAAAGCTCCCCCGACGACAGCGGCTACATGAGGATGTGGTGCGGCTCCAAGCTGTCCGTGGAGAGTTCGGACGGGAGGTTGAGCAACGGCGACTACATCAACATGTCCCCTCGGGACCCCCAGCACGGGTCCCAGGCTCCCTCCCTCACCCCCCCGGACTTCTTCTTCGCCCCCGTAGGGCACGGGGCTGGCGAGCCCCTCAAACCCGGCTGCTACTCTTACAGCTCCTTGCCCCGCTCCTACAAGAGCCAGGGCCCGGCTAAGGACAGCGATCAGTACGTGTTCATGAACTCTCCGGGCAGGATGATCCCGGAGGAGGCGGTGTGCGGAGCGGCTCCGTCCCCGGCCGGCACCTTCGCCCCCTCTAGCCACACGGTGCCTTCGCCCCTGCGGCACAGCCGGACCGAGGGCTTCCTCAGCCAGCGGTGCCAGCGGGCCATCCGGCCCAGCCGTCTCTCTCTGGAGACCTTGCGGACGATGCTGCCCAGCATGAACGAACACCCCTTGCCTCCCGAGCCCAAGAGCCCCGGGGAATACATCAACATTGACTTTGGGGACACTGCTGTCTATTCTCCCCCCTCACTGCCCACCGACAGCCCGGCCTCCTCCCTGGGCTCGGGCACGGGGCAGAGGCGCTCCCCTCTCTCCGACTACATGAACATCGACTTCAGCTCACAGTCACCCTCCCAGTCAGGCACGGTCTCGGTGGGCTCTTTGGAAGCGCTCTCGCCTggctcctcctccagcaccagccAGCCCGATGGGCGCTACATGAAGGCAGCTGGAGGGGTGGCATGTCTGTCCAGCCCGTCTGACAGCGGGGATTACACTGAGATGACCTTCGGCATGGCCACTACCCCACCCCAACCCATCGTTCAGAAGCCAGAAAGTGCCCGGGTCACCAGCCCCACGGCCGGGGTGAAGAGGCTCACCCTCTCTGGGGTGGAGGCCTTTATCCTTTCTAGCCCACCCCCAGACCCCAACCGCGGGGCCAAGGTCATTCGGGCTGACCCCCAGGGGCGCAGGAGGCACAGCTCGGAAACTTTCTCCTCCACCACCACTGTGACCCCCGTGTCCCCCTCCTTTGCACACAACCCCAAAAGGCACAACTCAGCCTCAGTGGAGAACGTGTCCCTCAGGAAAAGCGAAGGCctggaggaggagcagggcagcagccccatGTGCCGGGAGACTTCAGCTGGCTTCCAGAATGGCCTCAACTACATCGCCATCGACTTGGTGGACGGCAGTCTGGCAGGCTGTGACAAAGCCAGGTCGAAAGCTAGGCATGTCCTGAACGGAGGTGTCAACGGAGTGGAGATGAGCGCCTACGCCAGCATAGACTTTCTGTCTCACAACTTGAAAGAAGCAAGCGCTGTGAAAG GGAGTAAAGGAAGATGGAAAAGATGA
- the IRS2 gene encoding insulin receptor substrate 2 isoform X1: MASPAAPGLPPGPNLNNNNNRGVRKCGYLRKQKHGHKRFFVLRGPGGGGEEAGGARLEYYESEKKWRNKSGAPKRVIALDSCLNINKRADAKHKYLIALYTKDEYFAVAAENEQEQEGWYRALTDLLSEGKAAAGSPHRPLPSPFAALAAGEEPDYGLVTPATAAYREVWQVTLKPKGLGQSKNLTGVHRLCLSARTIGFVRLNCELPSVTLQLMNIRRCGHSDSFFFIEVGRSAATGPGELWMQADDSVVAQNIHETILEAMKALKELSEFRPRSKSQSSSSSSSGGAAGGGGPSATHPITVPGRRHHHLVNLPPSQTGLLRRSRTDSLAAGSRAAPCRVRTASEGDGCRVGSAAGSPMSPGPVRTPLSRSHTLSGGGGRPAGKLLPVLAGGGLQSSRSMSMPASHSPPSATSPVSLSSSSGLGSEPAHPHHPQRPSSGSASVSGSPSDAGFMSFDEYGSSPGGDPRPFSSSSTASNRSNTPESVAETPPVRDSGGGTDLYGYMAMERPPSGRLCYRPCPEADRGHRKRTYSLTTPCRQRPAPPQVSSASLDEYTLMRATFAGSAGRLFPSCPAGASPKVTYTPYPEDYGDIEIGSHRSSGSSSTNLGPPAGGGGGGGGGDDDGYMPMTPGVAAALGRGGRGGDDYMPMSPTSVSAPKQILQPRAEVGGGSPCNGSSYKTSSPGESSPDDSGYMRMWCGSKLSVESSDGRLSNGDYINMSPRDPQHGSQAPSLTPPDFFFAPVGHGAGEPLKPGCYSYSSLPRSYKSQGPAKDSDQYVFMNSPGRMIPEEAVCGAAPSPAGTFAPSSHTVPSPLRHSRTEGFLSQRCQRAIRPSRLSLETLRTMLPSMNEHPLPPEPKSPGEYINIDFGDTAVYSPPSLPTDSPASSLGSGTGQRRSPLSDYMNIDFSSQSPSQSGTVSVGSLEALSPGSSSSTSQPDGRYMKAAGGVACLSSPSDSGDYTEMTFGMATTPPQPIVQKPESARVTSPTAGVKRLTLSGVEAFILSSPPPDPNRGAKVIRADPQGRRRHSSETFSSTTTVTPVSPSFAHNPKRHNSASVENVSLRKSEGLEEEQGSSPMCRETSAGFQNGLNYIAIDLVDGSLAGCDKARSKARHVLNGGVNGVEMSAYASIDFLSHNLKEASAVKE, translated from the coding sequence ATGGCGAGCCCCGCCGCGCCGGGGCTGCCGCCCGGCCCCAacctgaacaacaacaacaaccgCGGCGTGAGGAAGTGCGGCTACCTGCGCAAGCAGAAGCACGGCCATAAGCGCTTCTTCGTACTGCGCGgcccgggcggcggcggggaggagGCGGGGGGCGCCCGGCTGGAGTACTACGAGAGCGAGAAGAAATGGAGGAACAAGTCCGGGGCGCCCAAGCGGGTGATCGCGCTGGACTCGTGCCTCAACATCAACAAGCGGGCGGACGCCAAGCACAAGTACCTCATCGCCCTCTACACCAAGGACGAGTACTTCGCCGTGGCGGCCGAGAACGAGCAGGAGCAAGAGGGCTGGTACCGCGCCCTCACCGACCTGCTGAGCGAGGGCAAGGCGGCCGCCGGCTCCCCGCACCGCCCCCTGCCCTCGCCCTTCGCCGCGCTGGCCGCCGGCGAGGAGCCCGACTACGGGCTGGTGACGCCGGCCACCGCCGCCTACCGGGAGGTCTGGCAGGTGACGCTGAAGCCCAAGGGCTTGGGGCAGAGCAAGAACCTCACCGGCGTGCACCGCCTCTGCCTGTCGGCCCGCACCATCGGCTTCGTGCGCCTCAACTGCGAGCTGCCCTCGGTCACGCTGCAGCTGATGAACATCCGCCGCTGCGGTCACTCGGACAGCTTCTTCTTCATAGAGGTGGGCCGTTCGGCCGCCACCGGGCCCGGCGAGCTGTGGATGCAGGCGGACGACTCGGTGGTGGCACAGAACATCCACGAGACGATCCTGGAGGCTATGAAGGCTCTAAAGGAGCTGTCCGAGTTCCGGCCCCGCAGCAAGAGCCAGTCGTCGTCCTCCTCTTCCTCCGGGGGGGCGGCCGGAGGCGGCGGCCCCTCGGCTACGCACCCCATCACCGTGCCGGGCCGCCGGCACCACCACCTGGTCAACTTGCCGCCCAGCCAGACCGGCCTGCTCCGCCGCTCCCGCACCGACAGCCTGGCCGCCGGCAGCAGGGCCGCGCCGTGCCGGGTGCGGACGGCCAGCGAGGGCGACGGCTGCCGGGTGGGCTCGGCCGCCGGCAGCCCCATGAGCCCCGGCCCCGTGAGGACCCCGCTCAGCCGCTCGCACACGCTGAGCGGCGGTGGAGGGCGGCCGGCGGGGAAGCTGCTGCCGGTGCTGGCCGGGGGCGGGCTGCAAAGCAGCCGCTCCATGTCCATGCCCGCCTCCCACTCGCCCCCCTCCGCCACTAGTCCCGTCAGTCTCTCCTCCAGCAGCGGTTTGGGCTCCGAGCCGGCCCACCCGCATCACCCGCAGCGCCCGTCCAGCGGCAGCGCCTCGGTGTCCGGCTCGCCCAGCGACGCGGGCTTCATGTCCTTCGACGAGTACGGTTCTAGCCCGGGCGGCGACCCGCggcccttctcctcctcctccaccgcCAGCAACCGCAGCAACACGCCCGAATCGGTGGCCGAGACCCCCCCGGTGCGGGACTCCGGAGGCGGCACCGATCTGTATGGCTACATGGCGATGGAGCGGCCCCCGAGCGGTCGTCTCTGCTACCGGCCTTGCCCCGAGGCTGACCGGGGCCACCGCAAGCGGACCTACTCGCTGACCACCCCGTGCCGACAacggcccgccccgccgcagGTCTCCTCCGCCTCCCTGGACGAATACACTCTAATGCGGGCCACCTTTGCCGGCAGCGCCGGCCGCCTCTTCCCCTCCTGCCCGGCCGGGGCTTCCCCCAAAGTCACCTACACCCCCTACCCCGAGGACTACGGGGACATCGAGATCGGCTCTCACCGCAGCtccggcagcagcagcaccaaccTGGGGCCGCCGGCAGGGGGGGGAGGCGGAGGCGGGGGCGGAGATGATGATGGCTACATGCCTATGACCCCCGGCGTGGCCGCAGCCCTGGGTCGGGGGGGGCGTGGTGGCGATGACTACATGCCCATGAGCCCCACCAGCGTGTCGGCCCCCAAGCAGATCCTGCAGCCCCGGGCCGAGGTGGGAGGCGGCTCCCCCTGCAACGGGAGCAGCTACAAGACCAGCTCGCCAGGGGAAAGCTCCCCCGACGACAGCGGCTACATGAGGATGTGGTGCGGCTCCAAGCTGTCCGTGGAGAGTTCGGACGGGAGGTTGAGCAACGGCGACTACATCAACATGTCCCCTCGGGACCCCCAGCACGGGTCCCAGGCTCCCTCCCTCACCCCCCCGGACTTCTTCTTCGCCCCCGTAGGGCACGGGGCTGGCGAGCCCCTCAAACCCGGCTGCTACTCTTACAGCTCCTTGCCCCGCTCCTACAAGAGCCAGGGCCCGGCTAAGGACAGCGATCAGTACGTGTTCATGAACTCTCCGGGCAGGATGATCCCGGAGGAGGCGGTGTGCGGAGCGGCTCCGTCCCCGGCCGGCACCTTCGCCCCCTCTAGCCACACGGTGCCTTCGCCCCTGCGGCACAGCCGGACCGAGGGCTTCCTCAGCCAGCGGTGCCAGCGGGCCATCCGGCCCAGCCGTCTCTCTCTGGAGACCTTGCGGACGATGCTGCCCAGCATGAACGAACACCCCTTGCCTCCCGAGCCCAAGAGCCCCGGGGAATACATCAACATTGACTTTGGGGACACTGCTGTCTATTCTCCCCCCTCACTGCCCACCGACAGCCCGGCCTCCTCCCTGGGCTCGGGCACGGGGCAGAGGCGCTCCCCTCTCTCCGACTACATGAACATCGACTTCAGCTCACAGTCACCCTCCCAGTCAGGCACGGTCTCGGTGGGCTCTTTGGAAGCGCTCTCGCCTggctcctcctccagcaccagccAGCCCGATGGGCGCTACATGAAGGCAGCTGGAGGGGTGGCATGTCTGTCCAGCCCGTCTGACAGCGGGGATTACACTGAGATGACCTTCGGCATGGCCACTACCCCACCCCAACCCATCGTTCAGAAGCCAGAAAGTGCCCGGGTCACCAGCCCCACGGCCGGGGTGAAGAGGCTCACCCTCTCTGGGGTGGAGGCCTTTATCCTTTCTAGCCCACCCCCAGACCCCAACCGCGGGGCCAAGGTCATTCGGGCTGACCCCCAGGGGCGCAGGAGGCACAGCTCGGAAACTTTCTCCTCCACCACCACTGTGACCCCCGTGTCCCCCTCCTTTGCACACAACCCCAAAAGGCACAACTCAGCCTCAGTGGAGAACGTGTCCCTCAGGAAAAGCGAAGGCctggaggaggagcagggcagcagccccatGTGCCGGGAGACTTCAGCTGGCTTCCAGAATGGCCTCAACTACATCGCCATCGACTTGGTGGACGGCAGTCTGGCAGGCTGTGACAAAGCCAGGTCGAAAGCTAGGCATGTCCTGAACGGAGGTGTCAACGGAGTGGAGATGAGCGCCTACGCCAGCATAGACTTTCTGTCTCACAACTTGAAAGAAGCAAGCGCTGTGAAAG